A section of the Pseudovibrio sp. M1P-2-3 genome encodes:
- a CDS encoding thiamine pyrophosphate-binding protein, with protein sequence MAVQKKNGGHLIVEALEKQGAERVFCVPGESYLAVLDGLYDASIPVTLCRQEGGAAMMAEAHGKLTGRPGICMVTRGPGATNASAGVHVAQQDSTPMIMFIGQIETGMRERDAFQEVNYRQMFGSMAKWVAEIDSAKRVPEFIARAYRVAMSGRPGPVVLALPEDMLVEEVDLSPAAYVEQVEAYPSKENMGELDQLLDSAKNPIAILGGSGWTEEATEIFKAYASVKGLPVACSFRRQMLFDHLHPNYAGDVGIGINPKLKKRVEDADLVLLLGDILSEMPSQSYTLLDIPMPLQKLVHVHPAPEELGKVYAPTLAINASPAAFCSMLETSSSQPLNERQELVRGAHQDYLEWSGARPQVPGNLQMAQVMEWLETNLEEDAILTNGAGNYATWVHRFHRFRKFGSQLAPLSGSMGYGLPASIAAKLKYPERTVVCFAGDGCLQMTVQELGTAAQEQANIIVVVVDNGMYGTIRMHQEREFPGRVVATTLQNPDFVQLARAYGFHTHSVATAEEFGPAFEQAQASGKPALLHLLLDPEAITPIKSLESIREDALAKAGHG encoded by the coding sequence ATGGCTGTGCAGAAGAAGAACGGCGGGCACCTCATTGTTGAAGCACTTGAAAAGCAAGGGGCTGAACGGGTTTTTTGTGTGCCGGGAGAAAGCTACCTAGCTGTTCTTGACGGGCTATATGATGCTTCCATCCCCGTGACTTTGTGCCGTCAGGAAGGCGGAGCTGCCATGATGGCGGAGGCCCATGGTAAACTGACCGGAAGGCCGGGTATTTGCATGGTAACCCGAGGGCCGGGTGCCACCAACGCTAGTGCTGGTGTTCATGTGGCCCAGCAAGATTCAACGCCCATGATTATGTTTATTGGCCAGATTGAAACTGGAATGCGGGAAAGGGACGCATTTCAGGAGGTTAATTACCGGCAAATGTTTGGTTCCATGGCGAAGTGGGTTGCAGAAATAGACAGCGCAAAGCGGGTTCCGGAGTTCATCGCAAGAGCGTACCGTGTTGCCATGTCTGGCCGACCCGGACCTGTGGTTCTTGCGCTGCCCGAGGATATGCTGGTGGAGGAAGTTGACCTGTCGCCTGCCGCCTATGTGGAACAGGTGGAAGCGTATCCCTCCAAAGAAAATATGGGTGAGTTGGACCAGTTGCTCGATTCCGCTAAAAATCCCATTGCAATTCTAGGGGGATCTGGCTGGACCGAGGAGGCGACAGAAATCTTTAAAGCCTATGCGAGTGTGAAGGGGCTGCCTGTTGCCTGTTCTTTCCGCCGACAAATGCTCTTTGATCATTTGCACCCTAATTATGCAGGGGATGTGGGGATCGGCATTAATCCAAAGCTGAAGAAGCGGGTTGAGGACGCGGACCTTGTGTTGTTGCTGGGCGACATTCTTTCTGAAATGCCAAGCCAGTCCTATACTTTGTTGGATATTCCGATGCCTTTGCAAAAGCTGGTTCATGTTCACCCCGCGCCGGAAGAGCTGGGCAAAGTCTATGCCCCCACTCTCGCCATCAATGCCAGCCCCGCAGCTTTTTGCTCCATGCTTGAAACCTCAAGTAGCCAGCCTTTAAATGAGCGGCAGGAGCTGGTGAGGGGCGCGCATCAGGATTATCTGGAGTGGTCCGGCGCCCGTCCGCAGGTGCCCGGTAATTTGCAAATGGCGCAGGTTATGGAGTGGCTTGAGACTAATCTGGAAGAGGATGCCATTCTTACCAACGGGGCAGGCAATTATGCCACTTGGGTGCACCGTTTCCACCGGTTCCGTAAATTCGGGTCACAGCTGGCCCCTCTCTCTGGCTCCATGGGGTATGGCCTGCCTGCCTCCATCGCCGCCAAACTGAAGTATCCGGAACGGACAGTGGTGTGTTTTGCAGGCGATGGGTGCTTGCAAATGACTGTTCAGGAGCTGGGAACCGCAGCTCAGGAACAGGCCAACATCATTGTGGTTGTGGTTGATAACGGCATGTACGGCACCATTCGGATGCATCAGGAGCGGGAGTTTCCCGGGCGGGTTGTGGCAACAACCCTGCAAAACCCGGACTTTGTCCAGCTTGCACGAGCCTACGGGTTCCATACGCACTCGGTTGCAACCGCTGAAGAGTTTGGCCCTGCATTTGAGCAGGCTCAGGCAAGTGGAAAGCCTGCCCTGCTGCACCTGCTGCTTGACCCCGAGGCTATTACTCCCATCAAGTCTTTGGAAAGCATACGAGAGGACGCTTTGGCAAAGGCTGGTCATGGATAG
- a CDS encoding bifunctional acetate--CoA ligase family protein/GNAT family N-acetyltransferase has protein sequence MTIRNIEGLLAPKSLAVVGPNVHSSVLLRHILNKIAKSAFTGKKYAVGIGRDVPDGFEAVAKPSLLPQQPDLFIYLGTPQRSIHLVRKAGQLGTRAFLIPASGYDKWQETTIKRMLKAARPHNLRILGPGSLGVASPHLGLSALLTEQDAKPGDLALISRSGTIFNATMAWAKSHDIGFSGVASLGRRADVDVSDLLDWYAQDFRTRAILVHVETLTNPRKFLSAARAAARAKPVIVIRSGASRDANTYGDTHGGHLASNDLVYDAALQRAGVLRVDDLDEMFHAVETVTRIPPPKGKRLAIIANGRSLATLAADRLVKLEGELSTLTKETLSSLKHLTRSDAKVGNPLVLREGAGPEDFDAGIAALLKDEHSDAVLIIAAPTAFNDFKGITQIIAKHGKQHRKQEGRKKALIATLAGHSVEDQARLEEAKVPCYTSASEAIRSFMHLVRYREAQSQLMAVPKDFPSDYSPDKAAARAIFEEAKRKRARWLTTSQIKKLLAAYSIPMVDLAMVPTVQAAKEASEKFFETSRFCTVKIDSDDIIFKSDVNGVELYLSTPDEVEAAAHRIYDHVTTTYPTARINGFEVQPMVLSEYGLEIYAGLADNPVFGPVVVFGSGGTAVEVKADRAMDLVPLDLNLASSLIKRTHIAPLLNGYRNHPPANEEEIARLLVKLSQIALDFPQVRELDLNPVIADSNGIQVLDGRLRLNRSPLATKYEKKPRLAIAPYPTEWEHYAHLKDGREIFLRPIRPEDERLLSIFFTKVTKEDVRLRFFAPIKDFSHAFLARLVQLDYARAMAFVAQDPKTNEILGVVRIHTTSDHSIGEYAIMIQSSLKGIGLGSLLMNLIIHYCREVGIKKITGEILRENTSMLELCRRLGFEFSRCLDDELILKAELDVEGMPILS, from the coding sequence ATGACTATTCGTAATATTGAAGGACTACTGGCACCAAAGTCTCTCGCAGTTGTGGGACCTAATGTTCACAGTTCTGTGCTCCTTCGCCATATACTTAATAAAATAGCCAAAAGTGCTTTTACTGGAAAAAAGTATGCTGTCGGCATCGGGCGGGATGTGCCCGATGGTTTCGAAGCTGTTGCGAAGCCATCCCTACTCCCGCAACAACCGGACCTGTTTATTTATCTAGGCACTCCGCAACGCTCCATTCACCTTGTCAGAAAAGCAGGGCAGCTCGGCACCCGCGCCTTTCTCATCCCAGCCAGTGGCTACGACAAGTGGCAGGAAACCACCATAAAAAGGATGCTCAAGGCGGCTCGCCCCCATAACCTCAGAATTCTGGGGCCGGGCTCGCTAGGGGTCGCCTCCCCTCATCTGGGCCTTTCGGCTCTTTTGACCGAGCAGGATGCAAAGCCCGGCGATTTGGCCCTGATTTCTCGCAGTGGCACCATTTTCAACGCAACTATGGCGTGGGCAAAATCCCACGACATTGGTTTTTCCGGTGTTGCCTCCCTCGGGCGGCGTGCGGATGTGGATGTGTCCGACCTGCTGGATTGGTATGCCCAAGATTTTCGCACACGCGCCATTCTAGTCCATGTTGAAACCCTCACCAATCCAAGAAAGTTTCTCTCAGCAGCCCGTGCTGCGGCTCGGGCCAAACCGGTTATTGTGATTCGCTCCGGTGCCAGCCGTGATGCCAATACCTATGGCGATACACATGGTGGCCATCTGGCATCCAATGATCTGGTTTATGATGCGGCCCTGCAAAGAGCAGGTGTTCTGCGTGTGGATGATCTGGACGAGATGTTCCATGCGGTGGAAACCGTCACACGAATTCCACCTCCCAAAGGCAAACGTTTGGCGATTATTGCTAATGGCCGTAGCCTGGCAACTCTCGCAGCCGACCGACTGGTCAAACTGGAGGGGGAGCTTTCCACCCTTACCAAAGAGACCCTTTCCTCCCTCAAACACCTCACCCGCTCGGATGCAAAGGTAGGTAACCCCTTGGTACTTCGTGAAGGCGCGGGACCAGAGGATTTTGATGCAGGCATCGCCGCACTTTTGAAAGATGAACACAGTGATGCGGTTTTGATAATTGCAGCCCCCACCGCCTTCAATGACTTTAAGGGAATAACCCAAATCATTGCCAAGCATGGCAAACAGCACCGCAAGCAGGAAGGGCGTAAAAAAGCCTTGATAGCCACCTTGGCAGGTCACTCCGTTGAAGATCAGGCCCGTTTGGAAGAAGCCAAAGTCCCCTGTTATACCAGCGCTTCTGAAGCAATTCGAAGCTTTATGCACTTGGTACGGTATCGGGAAGCACAAAGCCAGCTGATGGCGGTACCCAAGGATTTCCCTTCAGATTACAGCCCGGACAAAGCGGCGGCACGCGCCATTTTTGAAGAGGCCAAACGCAAGCGGGCCCGCTGGCTCACCACCTCCCAGATCAAAAAACTACTCGCGGCCTACTCCATTCCAATGGTGGATCTGGCAATGGTCCCAACAGTTCAGGCTGCGAAAGAGGCATCCGAAAAATTCTTCGAAACCTCCCGCTTTTGCACCGTAAAAATTGATAGTGATGATATTATCTTCAAGTCGGATGTGAACGGTGTCGAGCTCTACTTGTCTACGCCTGACGAAGTAGAGGCTGCTGCCCATCGCATATATGATCACGTAACCACCACATACCCGACCGCCCGTATCAACGGGTTCGAGGTCCAACCAATGGTCCTCTCCGAATATGGACTGGAGATCTATGCGGGGCTGGCAGATAATCCGGTGTTTGGGCCTGTGGTTGTCTTTGGCAGCGGCGGTACGGCGGTAGAGGTTAAAGCCGATAGAGCTATGGATCTGGTCCCGCTGGACTTGAATCTTGCAAGTAGCTTGATCAAGCGAACCCATATCGCTCCACTGCTCAATGGCTACAGAAACCACCCACCTGCAAATGAAGAGGAAATTGCCCGCCTGCTTGTTAAACTCTCGCAGATAGCACTTGATTTTCCGCAGGTGCGAGAGCTCGACCTCAATCCGGTGATTGCCGATTCAAACGGCATACAGGTACTGGACGGGCGCCTGCGTCTTAACCGCTCCCCTCTCGCAACCAAATACGAGAAAAAGCCTCGTTTGGCCATCGCCCCCTACCCCACAGAATGGGAGCATTATGCGCACCTGAAAGATGGCCGCGAGATTTTCCTGCGCCCCATTCGGCCCGAAGATGAACGGCTGCTGAGTATTTTCTTCACCAAGGTCACCAAGGAAGATGTCAGACTACGCTTCTTTGCACCTATTAAAGATTTCAGCCACGCTTTTCTAGCCCGTCTTGTTCAACTGGACTACGCGCGCGCCATGGCTTTCGTGGCACAGGATCCAAAGACCAACGAAATCCTTGGTGTTGTGCGCATTCATACAACCTCAGACCATTCCATTGGAGAGTACGCAATCATGATCCAGTCCTCCTTAAAGGGAATTGGTCTTGGCAGCTTGCTCATGAACCTCATAATTCATTATTGCCGAGAAGTGGGTATCAAGAAAATAACAGGTGAAATTTTGCGGGAAAATACCAGCATGTTAGAGCTATGCAGACGACTGGGCTTTGAGTTCAGCCGCTGTCTGGACGATGAGTTGATCCTGAAAGCAGAGCTGGATGTGGAAGGTATGCCCATTTTGAGCTAA
- a CDS encoding DUF2474 domain-containing protein, translated as MEDHQTPDQRPSTVKRLLWFAMLWLVGVGTITVISYSIRALIT; from the coding sequence ATGGAGGATCACCAAACGCCGGACCAACGCCCGAGCACAGTAAAGCGCCTGCTTTGGTTCGCCATGCTGTGGCTGGTTGGCGTTGGCACCATCACGGTGATCTCCTATTCCATACGCGCCCTGATCACATAA
- a CDS encoding cytochrome ubiquinol oxidase subunit I produces the protein MDTLAVDLARFQFAFTVSFHILFPALTIGLASYLAVLEALWLITGRDVYLRVFRYWLKIFAVNFGMGVVSGLVLTYQFGTNWSNYADKTGPILGPLIGYEVLTAFFLEAGFLGIMLFGMNKVGKHLHFMATVLVACGTALSAFWILSANSWMQTPVGYSINEAGQFIPEDWLYIVFNPSFHFRLFHMLMAAYLTTAFVVGAVGAFHLLKDYTNRGAQVMFSMALWLILIITPIQMFVGDLHGLNTLEHQPAKIAAMEGHFEDQSPAPLILFGWPDMEKQETLYKIEIPYLSSIILTHSLDGKVPGLKSFDREDWPNATIIFMSFRVMVGIGVLMLIAGLWSLWARTKGTLFESRTLQRYMVIMGPSGFIAVLAGWITTEVGRQPFTVYGLLRTADSVSPVEAPAVATSLAIFIIVYCIMFGTGIAYILKLMRISPDLGEGPTPGIVTRTAGITPVQSLQDSNGGHNDGAS, from the coding sequence ATGGACACATTAGCCGTAGATCTAGCCAGGTTTCAGTTTGCATTTACTGTCTCCTTCCACATTCTTTTCCCAGCACTGACCATTGGGCTTGCAAGCTATCTGGCCGTACTGGAAGCGCTCTGGTTAATTACTGGCCGCGATGTATACCTGCGCGTCTTCCGGTATTGGCTCAAGATCTTCGCTGTCAATTTCGGGATGGGTGTCGTCTCCGGTCTTGTGCTGACGTACCAGTTTGGAACCAACTGGTCCAATTATGCTGATAAAACAGGGCCGATCCTCGGCCCGCTCATCGGCTACGAGGTGCTCACCGCTTTCTTTCTGGAAGCCGGTTTCTTAGGCATCATGTTGTTTGGAATGAACAAGGTGGGCAAGCACCTACACTTTATGGCAACCGTCCTTGTGGCATGTGGAACGGCTCTCTCCGCCTTCTGGATTCTATCCGCTAACAGCTGGATGCAGACACCCGTGGGCTATTCCATCAATGAAGCAGGCCAGTTTATTCCTGAAGACTGGTTATATATTGTCTTCAATCCTTCCTTCCACTTCCGCCTCTTCCATATGTTGATGGCCGCATACCTGACAACGGCTTTTGTCGTGGGGGCAGTGGGCGCATTCCATCTGCTGAAAGATTATACCAACCGCGGCGCACAGGTCATGTTCTCCATGGCGCTGTGGCTCATCCTCATCATCACGCCCATTCAAATGTTTGTAGGAGATCTGCACGGGCTGAATACTCTGGAGCACCAGCCTGCAAAAATCGCGGCAATGGAAGGCCACTTTGAGGATCAAAGCCCGGCCCCACTCATTCTCTTCGGCTGGCCGGATATGGAAAAGCAGGAGACCCTCTACAAGATCGAGATCCCCTACCTATCCAGCATAATTCTCACGCACTCGCTGGATGGAAAGGTCCCCGGCCTCAAGTCCTTTGACCGCGAAGACTGGCCAAACGCTACCATCATCTTTATGTCATTCCGCGTCATGGTCGGTATTGGTGTTCTTATGCTTATTGCCGGGCTGTGGAGCCTGTGGGCGCGCACAAAAGGCACCTTGTTTGAATCGCGAACGCTCCAGCGCTACATGGTGATCATGGGTCCCTCCGGCTTTATCGCAGTTCTGGCAGGGTGGATAACAACAGAAGTGGGGCGCCAACCCTTCACCGTTTATGGTTTGCTGCGCACAGCCGATTCTGTATCTCCCGTTGAAGCTCCGGCAGTTGCCACCTCGCTGGCCATCTTCATCATCGTCTACTGTATTATGTTTGGAACAGGGATCGCCTACATTTTGAAACTCATGCGCATTTCTCCAGACTTGGGGGAAGGCCCAACCCCGGGCATCGTAACACGCACAGCGGGCATCACTCCCGTTCAATCCCTGCAAGACAGCAATGGAGGCCACAATGATGGAGCATCTTGA
- a CDS encoding ferrous iron transport protein A has translation MRTKKQELPATQPQGCNMADTKYCTKYPLSDAKAQHPLRIVNLGHTKEQSLRLRSLGLSTRYPIRILERTSPTTCFLANGNARVAVDVNLAKTILVKEIA, from the coding sequence ATGCGTACGAAAAAACAAGAATTACCGGCAACGCAGCCACAAGGCTGCAATATGGCGGATACAAAATACTGTACAAAATACCCCTTAAGCGACGCAAAGGCACAGCACCCTCTCAGGATTGTCAATCTGGGGCATACAAAAGAGCAATCTTTACGGCTGCGTTCCCTTGGTCTCAGTACCCGTTACCCTATCCGTATTCTGGAACGTACCAGCCCAACCACCTGTTTTCTGGCCAACGGAAACGCACGGGTCGCGGTGGATGTCAATCTGGCGAAAACAATACTTGTTAAAGAGATCGCCTGA
- a CDS encoding FeoC-like transcriptional regulator — translation MLLELINYFKEREQGTAVDVAAAFNIPPSQARFLLEQLLTHKKIEPLQCGGCSGCSASSNPVYVLVGSQAGSSAKANCSSKTKVFS, via the coding sequence ATGCTGCTGGAGCTGATAAATTATTTCAAAGAGCGTGAACAAGGAACCGCAGTGGATGTTGCTGCCGCCTTTAACATCCCCCCCTCACAGGCGCGCTTTTTATTGGAACAGCTGCTGACCCATAAAAAGATCGAGCCGTTACAATGCGGAGGGTGCTCGGGCTGTTCTGCCTCCAGCAACCCTGTTTATGTGCTGGTGGGTTCACAGGCAGGAAGCTCAGCAAAAGCCAACTGCTCCTCAAAAACCAAGGTATTTTCTTAG
- the cydB gene encoding cytochrome d ubiquinol oxidase subunit II: MMEHLDYPLIWGFLIAVAIFCYVILDGFDLGVGILFPTNKNEEERSLMMNSVAPVWDGNETWLILGGGGLFAVFPLAYAVIMPALYAPIFVMLFGLVFRGVAFEYRFKASDKRRHYWDLSFFWGSLLAAFAQGVILGALVQGITVVDRQYAGGWWDWLTPFTIMTGFALVAGYALLGSTWLIMKLEGRPQEHFREIAKPCAIILLAFIVLVSAWMPFKSPSAMMHYFETPYIYYTSAVPVLVVILAYIMWRGITDPRHHGRAFVSTLLLFLVTYIGLGISIFPDVVPHVYSVWDAAGPPRSLQFLLVGAAFLLPIILAYTAYAYWVFRGKVKPGEHYH, from the coding sequence ATGATGGAGCATCTTGATTACCCTCTCATCTGGGGTTTTTTAATTGCTGTCGCCATATTCTGCTACGTGATTCTGGATGGGTTTGACCTTGGCGTCGGAATCTTGTTTCCCACCAACAAAAACGAGGAGGAGCGCAGTTTGATGATGAACTCCGTTGCTCCCGTTTGGGATGGTAACGAGACATGGCTCATTTTAGGCGGCGGCGGTCTGTTTGCCGTCTTCCCACTGGCCTATGCGGTCATCATGCCCGCGCTTTACGCCCCCATATTTGTAATGTTGTTTGGGCTTGTGTTCCGTGGTGTTGCCTTTGAATACAGATTCAAGGCCTCGGATAAACGCAGACACTATTGGGATCTGTCCTTCTTCTGGGGCTCGCTTCTGGCGGCCTTCGCCCAAGGGGTCATTCTTGGCGCACTGGTGCAAGGCATCACGGTTGTTGACAGGCAATATGCTGGCGGCTGGTGGGACTGGCTCACCCCGTTCACCATCATGACCGGTTTTGCCCTTGTCGCTGGCTACGCCCTTCTGGGCTCCACATGGCTTATCATGAAACTGGAGGGCCGCCCCCAAGAGCATTTCAGGGAGATCGCAAAGCCCTGCGCCATCATTTTGCTGGCCTTCATTGTTCTGGTCAGCGCGTGGATGCCCTTCAAAAGCCCCAGTGCAATGATGCATTATTTCGAGACGCCCTACATTTATTACACCAGTGCAGTTCCTGTTCTGGTGGTGATACTGGCCTATATCATGTGGCGCGGTATTACAGATCCCCGTCATCACGGGCGTGCATTTGTCTCTACGCTCCTGCTGTTTCTGGTGACCTATATCGGTTTGGGCATCAGTATTTTCCCTGATGTTGTTCCCCACGTATACTCCGTTTGGGATGCAGCAGGCCCCCCACGCAGTTTGCAGTTCTTGCTTGTGGGCGCTGCGTTCTTACTGCCCATTATCCTAGCCTACACCGCCTATGCCTATTGGGTCTTCCGCGGCAAGGTCAAACCCGGGGAGCATTACCATTGA
- the feoB gene encoding ferrous iron transport protein B: MSCHSPTTSLPSSKQQILLLGNANAGKSSLFNALTGQNQKVGNWPGVTVDRKEGTFHHESSSFNMVDLPGVMSLSSPESERLDERITRQALLSSKNDILLIVLDPTLLERSLTLVLQALDYGMPVVAAMTKADLWPKGVAQSAAKALSQALKIPVIALSTKTENGVAELKNTLISRELCAVSSLALEDDLQSSVDKLTCMIAQQGKWSTARSQALAHRLLEEDDLSGQMMDGATRSYAKQVAQDYEELSGLPLSLMLVDAQSTRALDLVESAQLPDPQALRGPSDKIDRIILSRYLGVPVFLGVMYLMFFIAINVSSGLIELFDGLGAALFVETPTLLLMGTPFNHELLLMLTSAFGGGLQTLVTFIPVVGLLFLCQTFLEQSGYMARVAVVTDRLMRRLGLSGRAFLPMILGFGCSVPAIVSTRALETQRERVVASMMTPFMSCGARLPVYALFAAAFFPENGQNVVFLLYFLGVLAAIGTGLVISRSYYAGAASPLAIELPTYQFPPLKQWLKVTWSRLKLFIIGAGKIIIIVVGVLAILNSIDLEGNVGNESNGRSVLAVVSQKVTPVLSPMGIEQDNWPATVGLITGIFAKEALVGTLQELYSEPAHEDEVPAPLETISGALEAFQGELMGLAAAALDPLGIDVGDISSLETAAEEQDVEVSLFTSLQKHFDGKVGAFAYMIAVLLYLPCSAALAAIWREVGRNWALFAAFWTTVLAYSCSVMAYQLGTFTRHPQTSVLWIAAALGLLASIILIMRHMASRPTPSLAQTEVRTA; encoded by the coding sequence ATGTCCTGTCACTCCCCCACAACGTCCCTCCCCTCTTCCAAACAGCAGATTCTCTTACTCGGCAATGCCAATGCCGGAAAAAGTTCTCTTTTTAACGCTCTCACAGGTCAAAACCAGAAAGTTGGAAACTGGCCCGGTGTCACAGTTGATCGCAAGGAAGGAACGTTCCACCACGAATCCTCTTCGTTCAACATGGTGGACCTGCCCGGCGTCATGTCCCTTTCCTCCCCGGAAAGCGAAAGACTGGATGAGCGTATCACGCGGCAAGCCCTGTTAAGCAGTAAGAATGACATCCTGCTGATTGTTCTCGACCCCACATTGCTGGAGCGCTCGCTCACGCTGGTCCTGCAGGCGCTGGACTATGGAATGCCCGTTGTTGCAGCCATGACCAAGGCTGATTTATGGCCAAAGGGCGTTGCGCAATCAGCAGCAAAAGCCTTGTCGCAGGCCCTCAAAATACCGGTTATCGCCCTGTCAACCAAGACAGAGAATGGCGTTGCGGAGCTGAAGAACACTCTCATTTCAAGAGAGCTTTGCGCTGTTTCCAGCCTCGCTCTGGAGGATGACCTACAAAGTTCCGTTGACAAACTGACTTGCATGATAGCCCAGCAAGGCAAGTGGAGCACTGCCCGCTCGCAAGCATTGGCACACCGTCTTTTGGAAGAAGACGATCTGAGCGGGCAGATGATGGATGGAGCAACCCGTTCCTATGCCAAACAAGTGGCGCAGGACTATGAAGAACTAAGTGGCCTTCCCCTCTCCCTGATGTTGGTGGATGCGCAAAGCACCCGCGCTCTAGATCTTGTCGAAAGTGCCCAATTACCCGACCCGCAAGCCCTGCGCGGCCCCTCCGACAAAATCGACAGAATTATCTTATCCAGATACTTGGGCGTTCCTGTTTTTCTAGGTGTCATGTATCTCATGTTCTTCATTGCCATCAATGTATCCAGCGGCCTGATTGAGCTGTTCGACGGGTTGGGGGCTGCCCTGTTTGTGGAGACGCCGACCCTCCTTTTGATGGGTACGCCGTTTAACCATGAACTCTTGTTGATGCTCACCTCTGCATTTGGCGGCGGCCTTCAAACTCTGGTTACATTTATTCCCGTGGTTGGCCTTTTGTTTTTGTGCCAAACCTTTCTGGAACAAAGTGGCTATATGGCCCGTGTGGCGGTTGTCACAGACCGGCTTATGCGCCGCCTTGGCCTGTCCGGTCGGGCCTTTTTACCCATGATTTTGGGTTTCGGCTGCTCAGTTCCGGCAATTGTCAGCACCCGAGCTTTGGAAACCCAGCGCGAGCGCGTGGTCGCCTCCATGATGACACCGTTCATGTCGTGCGGCGCCCGATTGCCCGTCTACGCTCTTTTTGCAGCAGCCTTTTTTCCGGAAAACGGTCAGAACGTGGTGTTCCTCCTGTATTTTCTGGGAGTTTTAGCTGCCATTGGCACTGGTCTGGTTATCAGCCGGTCCTATTATGCCGGTGCAGCTTCCCCTCTGGCCATAGAACTTCCCACTTACCAGTTCCCTCCATTAAAGCAGTGGCTCAAGGTCACGTGGTCACGCCTTAAGCTGTTTATTATCGGAGCGGGGAAAATCATCATTATAGTGGTTGGTGTTCTGGCCATTTTAAATTCTATAGACTTGGAAGGAAATGTGGGCAACGAGAGCAACGGACGTTCCGTTCTTGCCGTTGTCTCTCAAAAAGTAACCCCTGTGCTTTCTCCTATGGGAATTGAGCAGGACAACTGGCCTGCAACGGTTGGACTAATTACCGGAATCTTCGCAAAAGAGGCCTTGGTCGGCACCTTGCAAGAGCTTTACAGCGAACCGGCACACGAAGACGAAGTTCCAGCTCCTTTGGAAACAATTTCCGGCGCACTTGAGGCTTTCCAAGGTGAATTGATGGGGCTGGCAGCAGCAGCTCTTGATCCGCTTGGCATAGATGTGGGAGACATTTCCAGCTTGGAAACCGCCGCCGAGGAGCAGGATGTTGAAGTCTCACTCTTTACCTCACTGCAAAAACATTTCGACGGAAAAGTCGGCGCTTTCGCCTACATGATTGCAGTTCTCCTCTATCTTCCATGTTCGGCAGCACTGGCTGCAATCTGGCGCGAGGTTGGTAGAAACTGGGCACTATTTGCTGCATTCTGGACAACAGTACTGGCCTATTCATGCTCTGTCATGGCCTATCAGCTAGGCACCTTCACCCGGCATCCGCAAACATCGGTGCTCTGGATCGCAGCTGCCCTCGGGCTTTTGGCAAGTATTATACTGATCATGCGCCATATGGCGTCCCGTCCCACCCCATCTCTTGCTCAAACTGAAGTAAGGACTGCATGA